The Streptomyces sp. NBC_01276 genome contains the following window.
TGTATGAAATTTTTCATACCCTTGCGTACTCGACGGTATATATGTTTACTGACGGCGGCGTTCCGGATCCACCAGATGCCAGGGAGGGCGACCCCACGTCCTCTTCGAACAGCCACCCAGTACGCCGCTCCTCCTCACGGCGCGACCGGGTGACGGGTCAGGGCTTTCGGATCCGGCGGAGCGCCCCCCTGGCGGCCTCGGTCAACCCCTGGGCCGAGGCCGCCCCCCTACGCAGTGTCTCGATCAGTGCTTCGACCACCACTCGGAAGTGACGAGAATGTCCCAGACGGCCACCCTCACGCGCAGCCCGGACTGGCCCCTCCAGGTGAAGTCCCCCGGCTCGCACGACTGGGAGCGCAGCGCCACCCGCTGGCTGCGGGACCTGCTCCCGGCCCGCTACGGCAGCTACCTGACGCTGACCCGTCACCACGCCCTGCTCGCCCGCCACGTCCAGCTCCAGCTGCAGCACGAGATGCGCGCGGTGCGCGTGGCCCTGCACACCAGCCGGGCCGAGCTGCCGATGATGGGGGTCGCCGAGTCCGTGATCGAGAACACGATCAGGATGTACGCCATCGAGCTCGAACAGCTCGGCCGCCTCTCCCGGGGCGTCCGCCTCGTCTCCGAGGCGCTCCTCGTGGGAACCCCGGCCCAGCGCAAGCGCTGACCCGGGGCGCCCCGCCGCCGGGCGTCAGCCCTGGCAGATGCCGCGCGCGTAGTCGTACGTGGCGGTCGCCTGCGAGTACTTCCACTGGGAGGCGAGCAGGCCGTCCGCCAGCTGCTTCGCGGCGGCCGGGCTCTCGACGACGTAGCCGAAGTCCTGGAGCCAGGACGGGTACAGGTTCTTCGAGCCGATGTAGAAGGCCGAGTCGTCCACCGAGACCAGCTTGTGGTGCTGGGCGTACGGCTTGCCGTCCGCCCACGTCGCCTTGTCGGAGGCGCGGAACGTCGCCAGCTGCAGACCGTCGCACATCGCGGCCTTCGCCCGGCCCGCGTCGCCGGTCAGGGCCTGGAGGCGGCCCCGCAGGACGTCGCTCACCTCGGACAGCGACTTGATCTGGGAGTAGCCGTCACTGCCGACCGCGCCCCGGTTCGCCGGGTCGCTGACGACGATGCGCACCTTCACCCCGGCCGCCAGCTTCGCGGCGAGGGCGTCGTAGAGCCGGATGTCGTAGCGGGGCAGCGGCGGGCAGGTCGCGTTCAGGTCCTGCTGGGAGATCTCGATGTGCCCGGTCGCGCTCGCGACCAGCGCCCGCAGCGCGCTCTCCTCCGGGTTGACCGTGTCGTAGTCCCGGTCGGCGTTGGTGTTGTCGTGCACCCCGATGACGCACTTGGTGTCGGGGGCCGTCGGCAGGACGGGCTTGAACGCCGAGGTCGGGTCGCTCTGCCGGATGCCGACGCCGAGGCCGCCGACCGCCAGGGCCGGGACGTCCCCGCCGCCCGTCGGGGCCGCGGGGCGGGGCAGGGTGGGCATGCAGCCCGCGTTGTTGGAGGACGCGAACCAGACGCTGGCCCAGCTGCTCTTGTTGCGGCAGGTCCAGTCCCACAGGGTGTCGAGGTAGCGGCCGGCCGAGCCCGCCGCCGGACCGGACAGCGCGAGATCGACGTCGTTCACCGGGTGGGCGGTGTCGAGGTAGTCGTCCTTCCAGCTGTTGATGCCACCGGTGATCACCGAACCGCCGTCCACCACCACCAGCTTGGAGTGGTTCCAGGAGAAGCCGGTCTTCGAGGTCGTCATCGACGCCACGTTCAGCGTGATGTTCGCCGCCGCGGGCCCCAGCTTGGCCACCATCTCGTCGCGGTACGAGGACGGGATCACATTGGCGTGGTAGATCGGCGCGGCACCGACCAGGATGCGCACCTGGAGCCGGTTGCCCTTCTGCGCCGCCTCCTTCAGACCGGCCACGATCGCGTCCTGGAACCCGCCGTTGGGGAAGGGGGCCAGGGTGGATATGTCCACGCTCTGCCGCGCCTGCGCGATGTCCTCGCGCATCTTCTCCAGCAGCCGGCGGGAGCCGGGGCGCTCGGTGCAGGCCGGGTCGCCCCAGCAGCCGGGGCTCTGCAGCAGCCAGTCGGAACCGCCGGGGGCGGAGGCGCCGAGGCGGTTGCCGGCGGTGCGCTCCCAGACCGAGCCCTCCAGGCCGGGGGAGACCTGGCGCAGGGTCTGCTCCACCGCGTCCAGGTGCGGGGTGGGGGAGTCGGCGTACGCCGGGGCGGCGGACAGCAGGGCGAAGGAGGAGAGGGAGAGCGCGAGCGTGAGGGCCGTCGTGCGGACGGTGCGTGCCAATGTGGTTCCTTGGATGGGGGTGGCTCAGGCCGGACGGCACCGGGAATCGGGCCCCAGCCTTGATCAACTCGCGCAAGTTACCAGCCCGTAGGGCGTTGTTCATCTCCGTCCGTCGGCTTCCGGCCACCTCCGGAGGGACCCCTCTGCGGGCATGGCCGAAAAGTGCTGACGGAATCGCGGCGTCCGGTGGGCCGTCGGGGAGCAGGCGTATCGGCCATTCGGATTGGAGTCGGCGCGACGCGGAACGCCGCCCGGACAGCGGGAGCCCCCCGCCCTACCTTCGGGGACTGTTCCGCTTCTTCCCGAAAGGTGCATCCATGCGATCTGTCCGTTCCGCATTCGCCGTCCTCGCCACCGCCGCCATCGTGCTCGCCGGCGCGGGCGCCGCGAGCGCCGACGTGAACGTGACCGTCCCGGAAGGCAGCCAGTACAACCTCGTCTTCGGCGACTGGTTCCAGTTCGCCGCCGACGACATCTTCAACGCGGGCAAGGACAACACCGTCGGTTCCAACAACTGACGCGACGAGCCGTACGGGCCCGGCCCGCCCCCGGTCGTACGGGGGCGGGCCGGGCCCTGCCGCGCGTCAGAGCCAGGGGATCTGCTCCGCCCCGTACCGGTAGGCGCGGAAGACGGAGTTCTGCGCGCCGCGCGAGGACTCCAGGCCGGTGCCGCGGCTGAACGAGCCGAACTCCGGCACGACGAACTCCCAGACCACGTCCCCCTCGGGGGTCACCTCGAAGAGCCGCCCGAAGGAACCCTCGGCGATGAACGTGTTGCCGTTGGGCAGGCGCTGGGCGCTGGACATGTACGGGCTGTAGAAGTTCTGCGGCGGATTGTCCTCGTACGACCACACCTGCTCGCCCGTCGTCGGGTCGAGCTCCAGCACCCGCGAGTACGGCACGGACGTCGTGTCGCGGTAGGTCCCGTTGTCGAACACCAGAATGGTGCCGCCCGGCAGCTCGTGCGGGTGGTGCTGCTGCGCGAGGACGTCGGGGCCTATCCGCCAGCGCACGGAGCCGTCGGCGCGGTCCACGGCCACCGTCGTCGACGCGCTGCGGAAGCCCACGACGATGCCGCCGTCGGCGAGTTCGTTGACGGTGTTGGCCATCGGCCAGTGCTCGCGGGCGAAGTGCGGGTTGAGCGGTACCTCCTCCGGGTCGAGGTGCTCGATCGCCGCCCAGCGCCAGACCGTCTCGCCCTCCCAGGTCAGCTCGTACACCACGTCCCCGTAGATCACCCCGCCCGGTGCCTCCGAGCCGGGGATGCCGCCGCGGATCCGGGCCGCGTCCGCCGGGGACAGCGGCTCCACGACGGTGATCAGCAGGTTGCCGTTGCGCAGGACGGAGGCGTCGTGGTGGTGGAAGGGGTGGCGGACCTCGCGCAGCACGGTGGAGTCCGGGGCGAGTTCCTGGAAGATGCCGCCGTGGTAGACGTCCCAGATGGGGAAGAGGCTCGGGCCGCCGGTGTCCTTGGCCGCGTAGAAGAGGGTGCCTCCCGGGAGCAGCTGGGCCTGACGGCCGGGCGGGTGCGGGGAGTTCCAGGTGTGGGCGGGCTCGCCGTCGATGCCGACGAGGTGGATCCGGCCGTCACCGGTGATCGGGGTGTAGAGGGTGTAGCCGCCGAAGCTGCGCCGCGGATCGTGGGCGCGCAGGCCGGTGCCGCGGCGGCGCAGGGTGTTCTGGTCGACGCTCATGGAGGGTCCTCCCTGGGTGGGTGGGGTGGGTGGGGTGGGTCGTACGGGGGCCGGTTCAGGGGGTGGTGACCGTGACGGCCGCCGGATCGGCCGCCCGCAGGGGGCCGGGCCGCAGCCGGGCCGACAGCGCGGACCGGTCGGCGGCGCCCGGCAGGGACCGGGCGGCCTTGGCCCAGGCGGCCTCGTCCGACAGATCGGCGAGCAGCTCGGGCGTCAGGCTCGCCCCGTAGGCGTAGCGGGGCTGGAAGGCGTCGACGTACCCGGCCTGGAGCGCGCCCTTGGACTGGGCCACCACGGCCGCCCGCGCCGCGGCCGGATCGGCGGCGGCGGCGCGCTGCGCGCCGAGCACCGTGCGCAGGACGGCGGTGGTCTCCTCGTCGCCCGCCGAGGGGCCCGCGACGAGGAGGGTGTGGGCGGTGTAGCCGGTGAAGGGGAGCTCGGCGTAACGGGCGCCGAGGGCGGTGCGGGCGGCGTCGTAGAAGCTGGGGAAGGTGACGCCGGCGTCGACGTCGCCGCGGGCGAGGGCGGGGGCGACCTGGTTCGGGGCCAGGTTGACCACCGTCACGTCCGCCAAGGTCAGCCCGGCGGAGGCGAGCATCCGGGACAGGGCGTACTCGACGTTCGTGCCCTGCGGGACCCCGACCTTGAGGCCCTTGAGCGCGCCGAAACC
Protein-coding sequences here:
- a CDS encoding phospholipase D-like domain-containing protein, coding for MARTVRTTALTLALSLSSFALLSAAPAYADSPTPHLDAVEQTLRQVSPGLEGSVWERTAGNRLGASAPGGSDWLLQSPGCWGDPACTERPGSRRLLEKMREDIAQARQSVDISTLAPFPNGGFQDAIVAGLKEAAQKGNRLQVRILVGAAPIYHANVIPSSYRDEMVAKLGPAAANITLNVASMTTSKTGFSWNHSKLVVVDGGSVITGGINSWKDDYLDTAHPVNDVDLALSGPAAGSAGRYLDTLWDWTCRNKSSWASVWFASSNNAGCMPTLPRPAAPTGGGDVPALAVGGLGVGIRQSDPTSAFKPVLPTAPDTKCVIGVHDNTNADRDYDTVNPEESALRALVASATGHIEISQQDLNATCPPLPRYDIRLYDALAAKLAAGVKVRIVVSDPANRGAVGSDGYSQIKSLSEVSDVLRGRLQALTGDAGRAKAAMCDGLQLATFRASDKATWADGKPYAQHHKLVSVDDSAFYIGSKNLYPSWLQDFGYVVESPAAAKQLADGLLASQWKYSQATATYDYARGICQG
- a CDS encoding aryl-sulfate sulfotransferase → MSVDQNTLRRRGTGLRAHDPRRSFGGYTLYTPITGDGRIHLVGIDGEPAHTWNSPHPPGRQAQLLPGGTLFYAAKDTGGPSLFPIWDVYHGGIFQELAPDSTVLREVRHPFHHHDASVLRNGNLLITVVEPLSPADAARIRGGIPGSEAPGGVIYGDVVYELTWEGETVWRWAAIEHLDPEEVPLNPHFAREHWPMANTVNELADGGIVVGFRSASTTVAVDRADGSVRWRIGPDVLAQQHHPHELPGGTILVFDNGTYRDTTSVPYSRVLELDPTTGEQVWSYEDNPPQNFYSPYMSSAQRLPNGNTFIAEGSFGRLFEVTPEGDVVWEFVVPEFGSFSRGTGLESSRGAQNSVFRAYRYGAEQIPWL
- a CDS encoding ABC transporter substrate-binding protein, which produces MPRPRALAVVLLAALFPLLATACADADGGAGGGGGRRAVTLAGSDQLAAAPVYLAQERSLWAAEGLDATLTTLPTGRDALNAVLGGQARFGVVGDLPAVTAALGGRDVRIVADLSRFSDWRLLTRTDRSVTGFGALKGLKVGVPQGTNVEYALSRMLASAGLTLADVTVVNLAPNQVAPALARGDVDAGVTFPSFYDAARTALGARYAELPFTGYTAHTLLVAGPSAGDEETTAVLRTVLGAQRAAAADPAAARAAVVAQSKGALQAGYVDAFQPRYAYGASLTPELLADLSDEAAWAKAARSLPGAADRSALSARLRPGPLRAADPAAVTVTTP